The genomic region CAAATTCGGTAAAGGCATCAATTTCCTTGCGGGTCATGGATTCGCCGCCGGGAACCTTCATACCCTTGACCAGCTGCGCAGTGGCAAAAAGCTTGAAGCCGGAGCCACGCACAATATCCGTAATATCCACAAGCTCAAGCCCAAAACGGGTGTCGGGTTTGTCCACGCCATAACGGGCCATGGCTTCGTCCCAAGGCATGCGGGGGAAGGGAAGCGTCAGGTCCTTGCCCATCACATCCTTGAAAACGCGGGCCATAAGGCCTTCAGCAATGCCCATGACCTGTTCTTCATCGGCAAAGCTCATTTCAAGGTCGACCTGAGTGAATTCAGGCTGACGGTCAGCACGAAGGTCTTCATCGCGGAAGCAGCGCACGATCTGGAAGTAACGCTCCATGCCGGCAACCATCAGCAGCTGCTTGAACAACTGGGGAGACTGCGGCAAAGCGTAAAATTCACCGTTGTTCAAACGGCTGGGCACCAGAAAGTCGCGCGCACCTTCAGGAGTAGATTTGGTAAGCACCGGGGTTTCCACTTCCGTAAAGCCATTGTCATCCAGAAAACAGCGGGCGGCCTGCGAAACCTTGTGCCGCAGACGCAGATTGGCCTGCATGCGCGGACGGCGCAGATCAAGATAACGCCAGGTAAGGCGCAGGTTTTCACCAGCATCGCTGCGGTCTTCAATAGCAAAAGGCGGCGTCTTGGAAGTATTGAGCAGCTTCCACTCATGGGCCACAATTTCAATCTGGCCAGTGACCATATTGGCGTTGACCATGCCTTCGGGGCGCGGACGCACCTTGCCCTTGACCGCAAGCACATACTCCGAACGCAGAATATGCGCGTTTTCGTGCGCAGAAGGAGCGATATCCGGGCTGAAAACAACCTGGGTGAGACCGTCACGGTCGCGCAGGTCGACAAATATCAGGCCGCCGTGGTCGCGGCGGTACTGCACCCAACCCATCAGGCAAACATCTTCACCATCATTGGTAATGGTCAACTGACCGCAGGAATGGCTGCGCTGCCAGTCACCAAGCTCAGTGACAAATTTCTGGTGTTCGCGCTGCACATCCTGCTGCGCGTCCTGCGTCTGCATCTGTTCAGTCATTGTTGGTTCCCGTTTGCAAGAATTGGAGTACGCCCGACTGCGGCACAGAGCACTGCTCGCCGCTTTCAAGGTTTTTAACGACCACTGTGCCCTGAGCGGCTTCGTCAGGGCCAATAATCAGACAATGCCCGGCGCCGGACTTTCCAGCCTGACGCATAAGGCTTTTAAAGCCGCCTTCACTGAAATTCATTTCGCCAGTCAGCCCGGCATCACGCAGCTTCTGGGCAAGCTGCCAGCCCTGAGCGCGGCTCTGGGCGTCCATGGCAACCAGATAAAAATCGGCTGTCTGGCCACTGCCCTCGCCCATCATGAGGGCAAGGCGTTCCATGCCGCAGGCAAAGCCAACGCCCGGAACATCAGGACCGCCAAGGCTCTTCACAAGGCCATCATACCTGCCGCCGCCGGCAACAGCAGCCTGCGCGCCAATGCTACCGCTTACCACCTCAAAAGTAGTGCGGCAATAGTAGTCAAGACCGCGCACAAGCCTGTGATCAAGCTCAAAGGATAGTCCCTGACCTTGCAGCAGTTCCAGCACCGTATCAAAGTGGGCGCGGCATTCAGGGCAATTGTAATCAATAAGTTTGGGGGCATTGTCCGTAATGGCGCGGCAGCCGGGCTGCTTGCAGTCAAGCACGCGCAAGGGGTTAGTTTCCACCCTGCGGGCGCAGTCCGGGCAAAGGGCGTCCTTGTCAACTCCGGCAAGGTATTCGAGCAAAGCCGCCTTGAATTTGGGACGGCATTCCGAACAGCCAAGGGAATTGATCTTGAGTGTCAGATCCGTAAGGCCAAGATCCGACAAAAAGCGCAGCAGCATGCTGACAAGTTCTGCA from Desulfovibrio sp. UIB00 harbors:
- the aspS gene encoding aspartate--tRNA ligase, translated to MTEQMQTQDAQQDVQREHQKFVTELGDWQRSHSCGQLTITNDGEDVCLMGWVQYRRDHGGLIFVDLRDRDGLTQVVFSPDIAPSAHENAHILRSEYVLAVKGKVRPRPEGMVNANMVTGQIEIVAHEWKLLNTSKTPPFAIEDRSDAGENLRLTWRYLDLRRPRMQANLRLRHKVSQAARCFLDDNGFTEVETPVLTKSTPEGARDFLVPSRLNNGEFYALPQSPQLFKQLLMVAGMERYFQIVRCFRDEDLRADRQPEFTQVDLEMSFADEEQVMGIAEGLMARVFKDVMGKDLTLPFPRMPWDEAMARYGVDKPDTRFGLELVDITDIVRGSGFKLFATAQLVKGMKVPGGESMTRKEIDAFTEFVKIYGAQGLAWIKIKADEWQSPIAKFLSDDERKGIAEALDLQVGDIVFFQAGEASMVNAALGNLRVHLANHLKLIPENSFNFLWVTDFPLYEYDEEAKRYVACHHPFTSPAPGHMELMVTDPAKARARAYDMVLNGCEVGGGSIRIHSGEVQRRMFEALGFTPEQAEEQFGFLIQALDLGAPPHGGLAFGLDRLVMLLSGSSSIRDVIAFPKTQKATCLMTNAPSPVSSRQLRDLGLRLREVPGAEQKKDGATADKA
- the hisS gene encoding histidine--tRNA ligase; protein product: MSIARIKGFADMFPPDSDQFTRIENTARQVFGRYGFVELRTPLLEFTELFCRSIGEETDVVQKEMYTFPDRKGRSLTLRPEATAGVMRAYIESGLTNREPVSRLFTTGPMFRYERPQKGRMRQFHQINCECLGSHSPMADAELVSMLLRFLSDLGLTDLTLKINSLGCSECRPKFKAALLEYLAGVDKDALCPDCARRVETNPLRVLDCKQPGCRAITDNAPKLIDYNCPECRAHFDTVLELLQGQGLSFELDHRLVRGLDYYCRTTFEVVSGSIGAQAAVAGGGRYDGLVKSLGGPDVPGVGFACGMERLALMMGEGSGQTADFYLVAMDAQSRAQGWQLAQKLRDAGLTGEMNFSEGGFKSLMRQAGKSGAGHCLIIGPDEAAQGTVVVKNLESGEQCSVPQSGVLQFLQTGTNND